A genomic stretch from Nocardia wallacei includes:
- a CDS encoding cytochrome P450 → MMDRSSAAYPTQPPRSSRFAPLGEMVSMMRDPLAVMQRLARECGPITEFRLGPARGVLVAAPDPIHEVLVTNAADFGRARAMVLGLWPALRNGLVVSEGELHQRQRGLIGPLFTPRRMTAYVDAIAEHVRTHLERWSASGQFDALDAMQRLTHDIMGELFAGEALADDEEALAAITRIFDWEIRLLSRPIVAPLFVPTRRNRAFVRDIAYIRGRVGELVEARRSGAASGTDILQALVEVRDADGAMAFDQLVDETINLWASGIETSSDAQFWTAYALSRHPEVAERARAETDRVLGGRLPTAADLPNLPYCLQVFKETMRLYSPAPAFLRQAVRDTTIGGYHVRRGTVVFVAPYVMHRSPEWFPNPLTFDPDRFAPDRRMPRHAYLPFGAGRHVCVGSALALLEGQIFTAVLLNSGTLSIRDGDAVRPHLQTNLRPRDRVHAAYALRDPAPVGGAPACA, encoded by the coding sequence ATGATGGACCGGAGCAGCGCCGCATACCCGACGCAGCCACCACGCAGCAGCAGATTCGCACCGCTCGGCGAGATGGTGTCGATGATGCGCGACCCACTGGCCGTGATGCAGCGGCTGGCACGAGAGTGCGGGCCGATCACCGAGTTCCGGCTCGGCCCCGCACGCGGCGTCCTGGTCGCCGCGCCGGATCCGATACACGAGGTGCTCGTCACCAACGCCGCCGACTTCGGCCGTGCGCGGGCGATGGTGCTCGGGCTGTGGCCCGCCCTGCGCAACGGGCTGGTCGTCTCGGAGGGCGAACTGCACCAGCGCCAGCGCGGCCTGATCGGCCCGCTGTTCACACCGCGCCGCATGACCGCATACGTCGACGCCATCGCCGAGCATGTGCGCACTCACTTGGAACGCTGGTCGGCCTCCGGGCAATTCGACGCGCTCGACGCCATGCAGCGGCTGACCCACGACATCATGGGCGAGCTGTTCGCGGGCGAGGCCCTCGCCGACGACGAGGAGGCGCTGGCGGCGATCACCCGCATCTTCGACTGGGAGATCCGGTTACTGAGCCGCCCGATCGTGGCACCGCTGTTCGTGCCGACCCGCCGCAACCGCGCCTTCGTTCGCGACATCGCCTACATCCGGGGGCGCGTCGGCGAACTCGTCGAGGCCCGCCGCAGCGGCGCCGCGTCCGGCACCGACATTCTGCAGGCCCTCGTCGAGGTGCGGGACGCCGACGGCGCGATGGCGTTCGACCAGCTCGTGGACGAGACGATCAACCTGTGGGCGTCCGGGATCGAGACCTCCTCCGACGCCCAGTTCTGGACCGCGTACGCACTGTCGCGGCATCCGGAGGTGGCCGAGCGGGCGCGCGCGGAGACCGACCGCGTGCTCGGCGGCCGCCTGCCGACGGCCGCGGACCTGCCGAATCTGCCGTACTGCCTGCAGGTGTTCAAGGAGACCATGCGGCTGTACTCGCCCGCCCCGGCCTTCCTGCGACAGGCGGTGCGCGACACCACGATCGGCGGCTATCACGTCCGGCGCGGCACGGTCGTGTTCGTCGCCCCGTATGTCATGCACCGCTCGCCGGAGTGGTTCCCGAACCCGCTGACGTTCGACCCGGACCGCTTCGCACCCGACCGGAGAATGCCGCGGCACGCCTATCTGCCGTTCGGGGCGGGGCGGCACGTCTGCGTCGGTTCCGCGCTGGCACTGCTGGAGGGCCAGATCTTCACCGCCGTGCTGCTCAACTCCGGCACGCTGAGCATTCGCGACGGCGACGCGGTGCGGCCGCATCTGCAGACCAACCTGCGCCCGCGCGACCGCGTGCACGCCGCGTACGCCCTGCGCGATCCGGCCCCGGTGGGTGGTGCGCCCGCATGCGCCTGA